DNA from Thermostichus vulcanus str. 'Rupite':
CGACTGGAAGCTTGTCAAGCACCGTCGAGAATAGGCGATACAATCATCCCCAAATCTAGACTGGAGCCAGGTTCTGAACTGCCGGTGCTCTTCTCTGCCATGGCATTTTAGCCAGTCCTTGGCCAACCTCCCGAAAATCCCTCTGAAGACCCATGAAAGCCATTGTGATTACAGAATTGGGTGGTCCAGAAGTTTTGGTTCTGCGGGATCTGCCGGAACCTGAGATCCAAGCGCCCAATGAGGTCAAGGTGCAACTGCGGGCCGCCAGCGTCAACCCGATCGATACCAAGCTGCGGCAACGGGGTACCTTTTACCCCAATCGATGGCCGGCCATTCTGGGTTGTGATGGAGCCGGGGTTGTGGTGGCTGTGGGTGCGGCAGTGCAGCGATTTCGAGCAGGAGATGAAGTGTATTTTTGCTACGGCGGTCTTGGGGATCGCAGTGGCTGCTACGCCGAGTACACCGTTGTTCCCGAAATCGCCCTTGCCCACAAACCCAAGTCTTTGTCGTTTGTGCAAGCAGCAGCCCTACCTTTGGCGGTCATTACCGCCTGGGAAGCCTTAGGGGATCGAGGCAAAGGAACTTCTCTGGTAACCAACGCCAAGACAGCCCTAGTTCATGCCGGTGCTGGAGGGGTAGGGCATTTGGCGATTCAGTTGGCGCGGCGCTCCGGAGCGGCTGTGGCCACCACCGTTGGCTCTCAGGCCAAGGCCCAATTTGTGGAACAGCTGGGTGCTACCTTGGCTATCCCCTACAAAACGGAGGACTGGGTGAGCGCTCTGCTGAACTGGACTGCAGGGGAGGGAGTTGATTTTGCCCTGGACACCGTCGGCGGCAGCACCTTTGGCCAAACTTTTGGGGTTGTACGTCCCTATGGCAGTCTCTGCACCCTCCTGGAGCCCGCTTCAGACACCCCTTGGAAAGTGGCCCGCCAGCGCAATCTAGAGATCCAATTGACCCTCATGCTCACACCGCAACTGATGAACCTCCCCGCCGCTTTGGCCCATCAACAGCACATCCTGGAACAGGTGGCTGCCCTGGTGGATCGAGGGGAACTGCAAGTGGTGGTGGACAAGAGCTTTCCCCTTGGGGCTGCAGCCGATGCCCACTACTACCTGAGCCAACGGCTGGTGCAGGGCAAGGTGGTGTTGGTTCCTTAGGCTTTGGCCTGCTGCTGCCGCTACAGTCCTAGATCGGCTTTGGCCTGCTGAGCCGCCAACAACACCTCCGCATCCGAAGCCTGGGACCAATCGGGATCGGCAATCTCGGCGTAGAAGCGCTGATCATAGGGGCGGGTTTGCACCACCACCGGCATCGGTACGGCATGGCCAAGAACAAGGGCTTGCTGTTTCGAGTCCAGCTTGGCCAGAACGGTTTTTAGGTTTTGACTACCGGCTACCCCGGTGAAGACCGCTTCGATATCTTTGTCATCGTTGAGGAGGGCGGTAATGCGCGTACCCAACTGCGACATCACTTCACTGTCAATACTTGAGGGGCGTTGATCCACCACCATCAGGGTGACAAAGTATTTGCGCATCTCGCGGGCGATGGTGCCGAAAATGGTTTGCTTGGCGGCGCGGGGATCCAAAAAACGGTGGGCTTCTTCGATGGTGATACACAGTTGACGCGGTTTATCGAGGGGATTTTTGGATTGCAGGTAGCGCTCCGCCTGATGAACATAAGCTTGGTGAATGCGGCGGGTGATGACATTAGTGGCCAACATATAGGAAAGCAAGTTGGACTGGGATCCAAACTCGATCACCACATGAATGCCCCGGCTAAGGGCATCCAAAATTTGGCCGATGTAGTTGTGGGGTAGGCTGTTGCGGATGTATTTCAAGTCATCCAGGCGGGTCAGTTTGCGCTGCAACGCCATCATCGAGGCTTTGTTGCCCATTTTCTGCTCGCAAAACTCTTGAATCTCTGTGTTGGAGAGGCTTAAGAGGCGGCTGATCCAATCGCGGCCAAACTCGTTGCGCAGAATAATGGCATTTTCTAAGCTTGCTTCCGACAGGTTCAACTCTCCCGCCAACAGCGCCAGATCCTCCACCTCAATTTGGTTGTAGGCGATGTAGAGTTCCTGGGCGTCGCGCACCCCCCGCCGCTGGGTGGAATCGGGATCCAGAGTATAGATTTGCACTTGGCCAGGGAACAGTTGCCGCAGGCCTTTGACGGTGTTGAGGTGTCTCCCTTCGGTGGCTGCTTCCCAGCCGTATTCCGAGTGCATATCGAAGATCAGATTCACCGCCGCCCGTTTGCGAATAATGCCGGAGAGGATCAGACGGGTAAGGAAGGATTTGCCCGTTCCGGATTTGCCAAAAATGCCGTTGCTGCGCTCCACCCAGCGATCCAGATCCAGACAGATGGGGACGGACATATCGATCGGCTGTCCAATGGCGAAGTTACGCCGCTCCGGGTCTTCTTCCCAGCCGAAAACGGTGCGAAAATCCAACTCCCGCGCTTCGTACACCTGGGAGAAATGGGCCGGAACGGTTTTGACTGGTAGCAACTCCAGACTTTCTGGGGATTGCCCCTCAGTATCTGCCCCCACGAGAGGATATTCCCGTTCTGTCTCAGCCTGCCGGGGCACCAACATCAGCATTGGGGTGAGGGCGATGATGCCATAGGTACTGGTACCGGCCAAAACCTCCCGCAGCAACACCTCTTCCGGTCGCGGCGGGTTGATCAAGATCTGGTTGTTACTGGCCTCCAGGGTGACATCGGTGAGCAGGCCGAAGAAGCGGTTCCGTTGCCCTTGAATGACCATAAACTTACCCACCCGCAGATCTTCTACGGAAATGCCAGGGTTGAGGCGAGCTTCCAATCCACGACTCAGGGATCCCTGGATAACGGTGGCGAGCGGTTGCGAGGGGTTCATGGTCATGCGGCTCCAAAACAGATCCTTGACGCCCATCCCGCTAACGCTTTGCGTACAGCAGGAGATTCCCCGTTCATAGAGTCTTGGCTAGACGTCCCAAAGGACACCCCCGCCAGAACCTCTCCAGGGGCATTTTCAGCACGGTGCGCCCCACCGCGCTTTTGTTCCCGATAGGGTGCCGTAGGCATAAACCTATTCCGCAGAACCAACGCGCTGGCAATATCCCTAGGCATGGAGCAGCCACAGGGGCATTCATGCCAGCGCACTGACAGCGTTTTGCGAACGGCTTCCCCACACTTAGGGCACTCCTGAGAGGTGCCCGCTGCCTGCTCCTTCACCACCGCCTTGCCACGTTTGAAACCCACCCAGGGCAGCACCGAGTTAGTGCTCCGCACCGCTACGCGATCAGAAACTGTCCGTGGCCGGCATCCAGCATGTGCTTGCCCAACATGCCGCGACTGAGGTCGACTGAGGTTAATCAGGTTTAAGTCCTCAACCACAATCACATCAGCTTCATGACAAAGTCGGTGAGCTGCCTTGAAGTGGAAGTCTTTGCGGGTATTGGCAATCCGCTCATGCAGCCGTGCCACCTTGAGCTGAGCCTTTTTCCAGTTCGCAGACCCAATCTGTTTCCGCTTCAGCCGGCGTTGCAGCAATTTAAGCTTGCGGTGCAGACCCACGAAAAACTTGGGACGCTCGAGTTGGAGCCCGTCCGAGGTGGAGAGAAAATATTCCAGGCCCCCATCTACGCCAACCACAGGCCCCACCAACGGTGGTTCTGGGATGGCAATGTCCGCCTGAAAAGTGAGCAGGACGTAATAGCCAGAGGCCCGCTTGACCACCCTGGCTTGCTTGACCATGAAACCCTCTGGGTATGGCCGTGACTGACGAATGGCCATCCACCCCAGCCCAGGCAACTTAACTGCCCCATTGTTCAGGGGAGTCTTGCCTAGTTGAGGGAACGCAAACGACCGCATCTGTCCCGGCTTTTTGAACCGGGGGAACCCAGTCCCCAACTTTTTGCGACGGTCAAAGGCTTGGTCTAAGCGCCTCAAAACC
Protein-coding regions in this window:
- a CDS encoding zinc-binding dehydrogenase; the encoded protein is MKAIVITELGGPEVLVLRDLPEPEIQAPNEVKVQLRAASVNPIDTKLRQRGTFYPNRWPAILGCDGAGVVVAVGAAVQRFRAGDEVYFCYGGLGDRSGCYAEYTVVPEIALAHKPKSLSFVQAAALPLAVITAWEALGDRGKGTSLVTNAKTALVHAGAGGVGHLAIQLARRSGAAVATTVGSQAKAQFVEQLGATLAIPYKTEDWVSALLNWTAGEGVDFALDTVGGSTFGQTFGVVRPYGSLCTLLEPASDTPWKVARQRNLEIQLTLMLTPQLMNLPAALAHQQHILEQVAALVDRGELQVVVDKSFPLGAAADAHYYLSQRLVQGKVVLVP
- a CDS encoding helicase HerA domain-containing protein gives rise to the protein MNPSQPLATVIQGSLSRGLEARLNPGISVEDLRVGKFMVIQGQRNRFFGLLTDVTLEASNNQILINPPRPEEVLLREVLAGTSTYGIIALTPMLMLVPRQAETEREYPLVGADTEGQSPESLELLPVKTVPAHFSQVYEARELDFRTVFGWEEDPERRNFAIGQPIDMSVPICLDLDRWVERSNGIFGKSGTGKSFLTRLILSGIIRKRAAVNLIFDMHSEYGWEAATEGRHLNTVKGLRQLFPGQVQIYTLDPDSTQRRGVRDAQELYIAYNQIEVEDLALLAGELNLSEASLENAIILRNEFGRDWISRLLSLSNTEIQEFCEQKMGNKASMMALQRKLTRLDDLKYIRNSLPHNYIGQILDALSRGIHVVIEFGSQSNLLSYMLATNVITRRIHQAYVHQAERYLQSKNPLDKPRQLCITIEEAHRFLDPRAAKQTIFGTIAREMRKYFVTLMVVDQRPSSIDSEVMSQLGTRITALLNDDKDIEAVFTGVAGSQNLKTVLAKLDSKQQALVLGHAVPMPVVVQTRPYDQRFYAEIADPDWSQASDAEVLLAAQQAKADLGL
- a CDS encoding RNA-guided endonuclease InsQ/TnpB family protein — encoded protein: MITLTYEYKLKPTQQQAEQINHHLEICRRVWNDALRERKDWMASRKCPVNACSLRSESIIPADAPYPSFKLQCQRLSEAKRLDKDLASVNAQVLQQVLRRLDQAFDRRKKLGTGFPRFKKPGQMRSFAFPQLGKTPLNNGAVKLPGLGWMAIRQSRPYPEGFMVKQARVVKRASGYYVLLTFQADIAIPEPPLVGPVVGVDGGLEYFLSTSDGLQLERPKFFVGLHRKLKLLQRRLKRKQIGSANWKKAQLKVARLHERIANTRKDFHFKAAHRLCHEADVIVVEDLNLINLSRPQSRHVGQAHAGCRPRTVSDRVAVRSTNSVLPWVGFKRGKAVVKEQAAGTSQECPKCGEAVRKTLSVRWHECPCGCSMPRDIASALVLRNRFMPTAPYREQKRGGAHRAENAPGEVLAGVSFGTSSQDSMNGESPAVRKALAGWASRICFGAA